In Geotrypetes seraphini chromosome 4, aGeoSer1.1, whole genome shotgun sequence, a single window of DNA contains:
- the SNX20 gene encoding sorting nexin-20 produces MEAELKHPAIEDELVAENDFTKLSIASDEDDRKREAVTAFQTNDQETSDLSDAGNPQSPNSSMTTKEHQEYWRKVNCQLKPIKLLFDVPSTRIAEDIFSKYVMYQVVIIKTGSFDCNKVFIERRYSDFERLHKSLWRDFKEEMEEITFPKKRLTGNFTEEMINERKLAFRDYLGSLYSIKCIQRSKQFIDFFTRAQLIEAYGCLRGGQYTKALEILLKTLPLQEKLTQHTPSLMVPSLCAILVCHKDLENFMDAHEMGEKALALLQKYSRHRYYIPLLEAMTALAYVLGKDFVVLQEKLEASKTKKDQTKVLTLKELAVKEYVR; encoded by the exons ATGGAAGCTGAGCTGAAACATCCTGCAATAGAAGATGAACTTGTAGCTGAAAATGATTTTACCAAATTATCCATTGCTTCAGATGAGGATGACAGGAAGAGAGAAGCTGTCACTGCATTTCaaacaaatgatcaagaaacttcaGATCTTTCAG ATGCTGGTAACCCACAAAGCCCTAATTCTTCTATGACTACGAAGGAGCACCAAGAATATTGGAGAAAAGTAAATTGCCAGCTTAAACCCATCAAACTCTTATTTGATGTCCCCTCTACTAGAATTGCAGAAGATATTTTTTCTAAATACGTG ATGTACCAAGTTGTCATAATTAAGACAGGGAGTTTTGATTGTAATAAAGTCTTCATTGAAAGGCGATACTCTGATTTTGAAAGACTACACAAGAGTCTTTGGAGAGACTTTAAGGAAGAAATGGAAGAGATTACATTTCCCAAAAAAAGACTGACTGGAAACTTCACAGAAGAAATGATTAATGAGAGAAAATTGGCCTTCAGAGATTATCTTGGTAGTTTATATTCGATCAAATGTATTCAGAGGTCCAAGCAGTTTATTGACTTTTTCACGAGAGCACAGCTGATAGAAGCTTATGGCTGCCTCAGAGGTGGGCAGTACACCAAAGCACTGGAAATACTTCTGAAAACTCTTCCTCTACAAGAAAAGCTGACACAGCACACTCCTTCTCTAATGGTTCCTTCCCTCTGTGCAATACTCGTGTGTCACAAAGACTTGGAGAACTTTATGGATGCACATGAAATGGGAGAAAAAGCATTAGCTCTACTTCAGAAGTACTCAAGACACAGATATTATATTCCACTGCTGGAGGCAATGACTGCCTTGGCGTATGTACTTGGAAAagattttgtagttttacaagaGAAATTAGAAGCAAGCAAGACAAAGAAAGACCAAACTAAGGTGTTGACTCTAAAAGAATTAGCTGTTAAAGAGTATGTACGCTGA